In Spirochaeta isovalerica, the genomic window CCGAACAGGTCATGGCTATTCCGGTCATTACCGGTGAGAAGAGCGAATCGGAGAGATTTCCCGGAGCCGTTTCCACCTATTCCATTGAAGCGATGATGCAGGACAGAAAGGCCCTTCAGGCCGGTACATCCCATTTCCTGGGACAGAAATTCGCCAAAGCTTCGAATATCAAATTCCAGTCCAAAGACATGCAGGAAGAGTATGCATGGACCACCTCCTGGGGTGTTTCCACAAGGCTGATCGGCGCGCTGATCATGACTCACTCCGACGACAACGGTCTGGTTCTCCCTCCGAGAATCGCTCCGGCCCATGTCGTGTTCCTTCCCATCTACAAGACTGATGAGGAGCGCGATACGGTTCTCGCCTTTATCGAAGAGATCAGAACGGAGATCCGCGGACTCGGAAGATATCATGAGAGACATATCGTCGCCGATGTGGATGACAGGGATATGCGCGGCGGCGAGAAGAACTGGAGCTGGATTAAAAAAGGCGTTCCCCTGAAAGTAGAAGTGGGTATGCGCGATATCGAAAAGAACTCTCTGGCGGTTCTGCGCCGCGACAATCCCGAGCTGAAGAAGGATTTTATTAATAGAGATGAGTTTGTGAAAAATCTTCATGCGACTCTCGACGATATACAGAAGACTCTCTTCGACCGTGCCAAAGCATTCCGCGATGAAAACACCAGAACCATCGACGACAAAGATGAGTTCGAAGCCTATTTTACGCCGGAAAACAAGGACAAGCCGGAGATCCACGGGGGATTCGCCCTGTCTCACTGGTGCGGTTCCGTCCAATGCGAAGATGAGCTGAAGGATCTGAAGATCACCATCCGGAACATACCTCTCGATGCAAAAGAGGAAGCAGGTAAGTGTATACACTGCGGAGCGCCGAGCAAACGGCGGGTGGTATTTGCTAAAGCTTATTGATAATCAGCACCGCTTACGGATTATGCCGGGCGGTGTTTGACTTTATAAGACTTTTGGTTCAACAATTAATTGATGAAGCGCTTGTTGTTTCTCCTCATATTTATTTTCTCCTTTCCCCTTTTCAGCGATGATACAGCGGATGTTCCCGCTGCGGATGAAGGCGTTCTCAGTGAAGGACCGGACAGCGCTGTCGTAATCGATGACACGCCGGCGGGAGTGTCCGAAACTGCGGACGCGGCTTTGGCGAATCCCGAAACTGCAGAAGCTGCCGGACCGGAATCACCTGCTGAACCTGACGAAACCGAAACGTCCGCACCTGATTCGCCAACGGGTACAATCCTCTTGCGGCCTACCGGGGCAAGCGGCGGATACACTGTCTATATCGACGGAGAAGAGGCCGGTTCAGATCTCAAAGTTGTCAATGTCGAACCGGGAGAACATCTTGTCGAAATCAGGCAGAAAAGATTGCGGATCGAACGTGTCCTTCTTACGGAAAATGTGACGGTTCCTGCAGTCGGTTCCGCCGAATTCACGTTTACTCTTCCCGATATGCTGGGAAGCGAAGAGACAGTGATCCTCGATCTGAAACGGCGTATCGAAAGGGCCATAGACAATAAGGAATCGCTATTTGATTTGAGGGATGAAATTACCTCGTTTCTGGAACAGATGCCGGACTGGATGGAGGACAAACCTGTTCTGGAAGATTACAGACTCAAAATTCTTATCGAACTGGAGCAGCGCAGAGCCACCACTAATTTTATTTTCGGGGATATGATCGACCTCTCTTTTTTTATGGAGGATTATGACTTTATAGACTATGAATTGCATACGACTCCCGCTTCTTTCGATTTTAAGTGGGCTCTCAAATATGTATTGATTCTCAAAAGGCTTCAAATGCTTCAAATTCTCATGAACAGGGATTTTGAACTCTATGGAGAACAATTGGGCGAGAACGAGCTTCTCCTGGCTCTCGCTGGTCGGGTAACGCCGGATTTTGCTGAAAAATATCGCACCGATTTTCAGTCCATTAACAATATGTATCTTCATTTCATTGGTGAAAAGCGCATTCCCGACAGACGCAATTTTCAAAAGCAGCTTGCGGTTCGCTACGGCAGCGTCTGGGAATCGCTCGAATCCATCAAATCCAGTGATATCCTTCCGGACAGCAGGGACGTGCTGGCCATAAAGGCCGCCTATAGTTCTATGGATCTCTCCGTGCTCTGGAATCCCGATATGCTGAAAAGCGGAGAAAGGCCTCTGAAGTTCAATCTGACCGCAGGCGGAGGCGCTTTGCTCACAGCCGGTCTGTTCTGGGAACCCCGGCCCTGGTTCGCCCTGAATGTGGGTGTTTCGGGAACATATGACTTTATTAACAGAAGCGGAGAGGATGATTGGCTCGCTGATGAAAATCCTTCCATGACCTTTTCCATTCCCGTTGAGTTGGATTTCTTCATCGTCAACAGGAAGCTGGAGATCTTTCTGGGGATAACAGCTGATATTTTTCGTCTTCAGAACAAACCGACTATTCACTGGAGTAACGGTTTCGCCCGTGACGCGGAAGGGTTCCAGACAGGAAGCGTAATTGCTTTCTGGACCGCTGTCGGAATTAATGCGGGTATCGGACTGGATCTGGGTAAGGTCGATATTTATCTGTCCAACTATTTTTATATAACCGATTTCAGTCTCGACAGTTTCAATATCGACTCGATCCGCTATTCCCCGGCCATAGGAGTCCGCCTGTGAAAAAATCTGTAATTCTGATAATCGCGGCATTTCTGCTGTCCGGATGTTTTGATTTTCTCCCTTTTTACAAATACGACTCCGATCCCGAGCCGGTTTATGTGCATTGGAGCGTTACCGGCGGGGGAACTGACTGGAAAATCAATGAAACCGGTAAATGGGGGAACGGTGGAGCGGAAATTTTTTTTGATGGAAACACTTTTCAGGCAAATTCCGTATGGAGTGAAGGGCGGGCTCCGGCTTTCGGCAATTTAACTGCATTCGGCCCATTATCTCCTTTCCAAATCATGACCGGGTATCTGCAGAGTTTTTTAAGCGGTATCGACTTTTCCACTCCCGGCATATCAATAAGCACCGATATAAGCGGAACTCTTGTCACTTACACCGCCTATACGGGAGAGGTAGGATGGAGTATCCCCTATGAAGCGGAAATTGATGGTTTTACATTTCTCGATTATCTGGATCCCAATCAGCTTTCCGGTTCCGGGACTCTTGCGGTCGTCGAATTCAATACGCAAAGCGATGATCCCTTTCTCCAGGGGCAGGGACTAGCTGTCTTTCACAATGGGTATCCCGGGGGATTGCTCTATTTCGCATTCGAACACCACAGCGGTTACATCTCCCTTTTTCACCTCAATTATTCCAGTTCTTCCCAGAGCGTAGACTATTTCGGACAGCTGGAAGCCGACTATAAGTGGTACTTTTTCCCTTATTGATTTTTATCTTCAAATACGCCAATATTTCAAAGCCCTATGGAACAGCAGTTTCTATTTGATGACTTCGAACCGGGTTTCCAGGAGCCTCAGCCGGAGAAAGTAAGAAAAACAAAAAAAAGCCCCTCAAAGTCCTCAAAGAAGAAGGCAGAAAAGAAAACGGTAGATGAGCAGCCTCTCTCTCTTTTTGATGATCTTCCTCTCTTCGCATCAGCAGATCTCTTTCAGCCGGATCTCTTCTCCCAACCGGAACCCCGAAAGGCCGTTACGCCCAAGTCGAAAGTCATAAAAACATCGAAAAAGTCCAAAAAAGGCGAAACTGCTGAATCGGTTCCTGCGGAGCTTTCCGATAGGGAAAGACAATCGGACGCTCAAATCATATCCGAGCCTTTGCCGGAAAAGCATAGGGAAGCTGAACCTGTCCTGGAGCCTGATCATGAGCAGCCGCCGGAACCGGAAAGAAAAACCGTAAATGAGTCAGAACGTCTCCCCGAACCTGAACCCGAACCGATTCCGGAAGAGCCTCCTGAAGAGAAGCCTCCCTGGTCTCACGGTTTTGTTATCGAACCGGATTTTTTCACAGATACCATGACGAGGGGGCTTTCGGCAACGGCTTATCATCTCAATAATTATCCCGGAGAAGAGGAGAATCCCCTTCATCCCTGGGGAACATCTGATGAGACCGGTGAACTGTCCGGCCTGGAAGAAAAGTTTCACAAACTGCTTAAAAAAAACAAAGGACTTTATCGCCTTTCTGATGCTTTCAATCAGATCGAACTGGGTGAAATCGGTTCTTTCTATTACCGGGACTACCGGGGGCTCATCGATGTGCATGTGAGGGAAATACTGGAGACGCGCATCAGTTTCGTTTTTTACGATCATAAAGGGGGCGACCCCTTTTATATGCCTCAGGTGACATTCTCCGATGGAAAAACTTCTTCCCGGACTCTCTATCTCCCCCATGAATTCTACAACGACAGCGGCCTCTTCTACCTTCTTGATATACACAGCGCCGTTATTTTCTATATGCGGCAAGTTAATGAGGCATCAGACTGGATTATCGACTTTTTTGCAAACTGCACGTCCATGAGCGAAGAGGAAATTATCAGCCTGTCGGAAAGAGTGGGGAAGGGGCTGCCTGAAGGAATCTTCGTCGAACTGCCTCAGAGCAGAATCGAGTACGTTAATCCCGAGCCTGTTCCCATACTGGAATTCTCCGAAAGAGGAAGAAAGTCCCGAATCTCTCTTTTCTTTCGCTATGAAGACCGCGAATTTGCTTTCAGAAAAAACACGACAGCCTCATTCATATCCGAAAAAACTGATGATGTGACAACTATCATAAACAGGAATACGGCTTTTGAGCTTGAAGCTTTCAACTATTTCTGCGAAGTAATGGAAGACAAACTCATATACAGCGATCTCGAGTTCCGCGACGGCTTCACTTTCGAGTTCAAGAGTTCGGTGGACAAGATGCTCCTCCATTTCGGGGAACAGCTCATTTCCGACGGTGCCGAGCTGAGAAGGCGGGGAACCAAACAGAAGATCCGTATGGCCGCCGGATTCTCATTCAATGTCAACAAGAGCCATGACTGGCTCGATATAAAAGCGCGGATTAAAGATACGGAAGGGAATCTCGATGATCCCGTTTTTGACAGCTTCACTCCCGGCGATCCCCTTATGAAAGGGCGGAGCGGGTTCTACCTGATCCGTCAGGCCGATCTGGAAAAGCTGGAACAGCTCCGGAATATGGGAATGGATGACGACGGGGAACTGAGTCTCTCTTCCTTCAATCTGGGTATGATCGATGTTCTGTACGATGAGATTGAAAACCGCGACAACGAGGAGGTCCTCCGGCTCGGGAAGGCGATCGAAGGTCTTCAGCATTTTGATGAGATAGAAGAAGCCGAGCCTCCCGAAGGTCTGAACGCGACTCTCCGGCACTATCAGCAGGCGGGACTCAACTGGCTGTACTTTCTGAATCAGTATAACCTCAACGGCTGTCTGGCCGATGATATGGGACTGGGAAAAACGATCCAGACTCTGGCCCTGCTTATGAAGTTGAAAAACGAAGGGAAGCTTGAAAAAGCCCTGATCGTCGTTCCTGTCAGTACCATGCCCAACTGGCAGGATGAAGCTGAAAAATTCACGCCTTCTCTCAAGACTCTCCGTCACTACGGTCCCGGCAGGGCTAAAACGGAACTTGAGCTTCAGGACTTCGACATCATTCTGGTCAGCTTTCACACTCTCAGAAATGATATAGAGCTCTTCTCCTCAATGGATTTCACTTATCTCATACTCGATGAGGCCCAGAATATTAAAAACGCCTCCTCCCAGATATTCAAAAGCGTCAAACTGGTCCATGCAAGGCATCGCCTGTCTCTGACCGGTACACCTATCGAGAACAACACAATGGATCTCTGGGCCCAGTTCGACTTCCTCAACCCGGGACTTCTCAGTTCGGCGGAACAGTATAAGCGGCGATTCGCCCGGCCCATCGAGGATGAAAATGATGAAGGGGCGACGGAACTGCTCAGAAAAATCGTCTTTCCCTTTATTCTGCGCAGAAAGAAAGAAGACGTCGTCAAAGATCTTCCGGAAAAAGAGGAGATTATCCAGCATATCGAACTGGGATACGAACAGCGCAAGCTCTACAACGAGATTCGGGAATATTACCGGAATAAAGTCAGCGATTCTGTCAACGACAACGGTGTGGCGGGGTCGCAGATGGTTATATTCGAAGCCCTTCTCAGGCTCCGGCAGGCGGCAAACTTTCCGAAAATGGTTTCCGAGGAATACAGCCATATCATCCCCGCCAAGTTTGAAATGCTTAAGGACCTGATTAAAGAGATTCTAGAGGAGAATCACAAAATCCTCATCTTCTCCCAGTTTGTCAAATCTTTACATATCATACGTGATTATCTGGATCAGGCGGGAATCACCTATTCCTATCTGGACGGACAGACCCGGGACCGGGACGGGCAGATCAAGAGCTTTCAGAATGATGAGTCGAACCGCGTTTTCCTGATCAGCCTCAAAGCCGGGGGAGTGGGAATCAACCTCACATCAGCGGATTACGTCGTTCTCTTCGATCCCTGGTGGAATCCCGCTATCGAAGCCCAGGCCATTGCCAGAAGCCACAGGATCGGACAGCAGAACCGTGTTATCGCCTATAAGTTCATCGCCAAGGATACGGTGGAGGACAAGATTCTGGAGATGCAGAACCGCAAGAAGATGCTTGTGGAGGATGTCGTTTCCACGGAGAGCAGTTTCTTCAAATCTCTGGGGAAAGAGGATGTGGTGAATCTGTTCAGTTAGAGGGATTTCACTATCTTCAGAATCAATCCATGCCCTATGATAAAGCCCTGTTTGAGAAAATGGCCGATAATATGTGGAATAGAATCAAGCCTTAAGTGTCAGTTCTGGAGCCGGCTTAAAAGACCTAGCGAATTCAGTAAAGCTTTTTTATCATTGTCTTCCAAACCGATAGAACAGGATTTATAGATATTCAGTCCCTGTTCCCTGTATTCATCCAGAGTTCTCCGTCCTTCTTCTGTTACGCTGACCAGTTTCGATCGCCGGTCATCGGGGTTCTCCTTCTCCTCTATCCAGCCCTGTTTATTCAGACGATTGACCACTTCAACTCCCGACGACATTTCCATATTGTTGGAAAAAATCAACCGGGATTTTGTCATGTCTCCGTGTTCGTTCAGAACGAAAAGGTACTGGAAATCCATAAAGGATGAAAAGGGCGTTTCGGTCGCAAACCGATTCTGTTCTTTTTTCAGGAGGTTGGCCATATTGACCAGATGCATTCCGATCAGAATGTCTTCCATTCCCGAACCGTCGTGTTCCTCTGCGATGTTTTCCTTTTCTCCGGAGCTCAATAACCAGCGGGAAAAATCGACGATCCAGTCAGATTTTAAAGTCTCTGCACCGGATTGCTTCAGGTAATTTTCCAGATAGGTCAGTAGTTCTTTGGCGTGTTGTAGAGTCGAATCATTCATTTATCCCATAATAATGCTATAAAGCATTAAAAATCAAGCTGTATAGTTGACTTTAATAAAATATCACAGTATATAAAGTGCTATAAAGCATTAAATATAAGGATTTAGTATGAAAAAGAAGCTTATTAAGAGAATTTTACTCATTATCGCTATTGTGATTGCCTCACTTGCATTGCTGGCAGTCATCGTTCCTCTGTTTATTTCTCCATCACCTCTAGAGGATGTGGTCTCTGTTGAAGAGGTTCAAAGGAACGACAGCCGTTTTGTCACTATTCCCTTTGAAGGGACTGATGGCATTGAAATCCATTATAGGGAAAAGGGCGGGGCAGATAAGGATGAACCTGTTTTTGTTCTCCTTCACGGCTCCATGTACAACCTGTATTCCTGGGACAGGGTTATGGACTTTTTCGGTTCCATGGGACGGGTCATCGCTTATGACCAGGTTCCCTACGGACTGAGTGAAAAAATGATATCCGGTGACTGGTCCGGAGCCAATCCCTATACACAGGAAGCGGCGGTAGATCAGCTAGTGGCTCTGCTCGATGAGTTTGATCTCGATCAGGTCTATCTGGTCGGTTCATCATACGGAGGTACTCTGGCAGTACGCACAGCCCTTGAGCATGAGGAGAGAGTCGCCGGTATGATACTGGTCGATGCGGCGGTGTTTGTCAGCGAAACCATGCCCGAATGGCTCCTGGAAAGTCGTCAGATGGAAAATATCGGTCCGCTTTTCGCCAGGATGATGGGAAACAATGTTCCCTTTTATGAATCCTGCTATGCCGACCCCGCTTTTTTCAACGGAAAGCGGAAGGAAGATACAATGATCCTGACAAAAGTGGAGAATTGGGATGCCGCTCTCTGGCAGTACCTGAAGGCCTGGGGGGCTGAGACTTATGATTTTGAGTCCCGAATTTCTTCCATCGATGTACCCGTCCTGGTCATTTCAGGAAGCGAAGACGCCATAGTACCCGTTGAAGACAGTGTGAAACTGGATCGATTGTTACCGGAATCAAAGCTGGAGATTATCAACGGCGCCGGGCATATGCCCCATGAGGAGAGTCCGGAGAAATTTATCGATATCGTAACCCCCTGGATTGATGAAGTCATAAACAGTGAGGCCTCCCTTTGATTTCAAACACCGCTATCAGTATTGAGGGTCTGACACGCTCCTACGGAGGGGAGATGCCGGCTGTGGACTCAATCAGTCTTTCGGTACAGACCGGTTCGGTCTACGCTCTGCTGGGACCGAACGGCGCCGGGAAAACAACAACCATATCCATGCTGTCCACGCTTCTCCGGCCTACGTCCGGCACGGCGAAAGTCGCCGGTCTGGATATCGTCAGGGAGCCGGGAAAAGTCCGCCGGAAAATCGGAACGACTTTTCAGGAAATCGTTCTGGAACCGGATTTCACAGGAAGGGAGAATCTTGACTATCACGCAAGATTGTACGGAATGAAAAAAGCCGAGCGAAGCGGGAAGATCAAAGAGCTGCTCGCGTTAGTGGAACTGGAAGAGGTGGCTGACCGCCCTGTGAAAACCTATTCCGGAGGGATGAAAAGGCGCCTTGAGCTGGCCCGCGGTCTAGTCGCAGATCCTGAGATTCTTATACTCGATGAGCCGACCCAGGGGTTGGATCCACAGAACCGGACAAAGATCTGGGAGTATATAAAATCACGGCAGGAACAAAAGGGAATAACCGTTTTGCTGACAACTCATTATATGGATGAAGCCGAAGCCGTATCGGACAGAGTGGGAATCATCGACAGGGGAAAAATCATGGCAGAGGGGACTCCCCGGGAGCTTATTGACCAGATGGGTTCCGATGGAATTCGCCTGAAGGGCACAGGGGATAAGGTAACCCTGATTCGGACTTTAAAAGATCTGCCTTTTGTAGAAACCGTGGAAGCCATAGGCGATATGGTCCAGATCGGCGTTGATTCAGGCAATCGCAGGCTGGCAGAGGTTGTGGAAAAGGCATTCGGCTGCGGTTACAGAATTGAAGATATCACTCTATCGAAACCAACCCTGGAAGATGTTTTTCTAAAGCACACAGGGCGGCATTTAAGAGACTGAAAAAGGATAAATATGAACGCTACATTTATTTTCTGGCAGAAATATATGCACAAGACGCTGAAGCATCCCGAGGAAATAGCCGGAATGCTGATTCAGCCTCTTCTCTGGGTCGTTCTTTTCGGCGTGGGTATGCGCGGCATGATGAAAGGGGATAATTATATGACCTTTATGATTCCTGGAATCGTCGCCCTTACAGCAGTAGGAGCCGCCATCGCAGGAGGATCGACCTGGTTGAACGAAAGGTTAAGCGGTATCGTAAAAAAATACAGAGCCGCTCCGGTTCCCCGGGTGAGCATCCTTTCAGGGCATGTTCTGACGATCACTACAAAAGTGCTCATTCAGGCACTTATCATTTTTCTGGTCGGCCTCATCATGGGAGCGGAATTGAACGGAAACCCCTTCGGATGGTTGGGCGGTTTGATTCTCATAGCTGCTTTCGGAATCGGTTTTTCCGGATTGGCTCTGGCCGCGGCAACTATGACTGACAGTTCCGAAGGATATCACATGCTCATTTTCCTTCTTCAAATGCCTCTGCTGTTTCTGAGCAACTCGCTGTATCCCCTTGCATCGCTTCCCCTGTGGATGCGTATCGGAGCTCTGGCCAATCCGACGACCTATGTGGTTACCGGGTTGCGGCAGACTGCACTCGATTCCGCTCAATCGGCAGGAGCCGCTGCGATTCCTCTCTGGATCTGTTTTGCCGTAAGCGCGGGGTTTGCCCTGGCGGGGCTGGCCGCAGCGGCTAAAGCTTTTAAAAAAGAGAACAGGTAAATTATACGATCTATTTATAGAATGACTTCAAATCGGTTTATCCTTGTGATAAACCGTTTTTTAACATACATTTTGATTATATGATTGAGAAGATCCAGACTGTTGCGGCAGATATATTCAGGAAATACGATAAGGTCGTTGCTGTTTTTTTACTGGGAAGTGCTGCCACCAGTAAATTAAGACCGGATAGTGATATAGATATGGCTTTACTTACCGAATCAGGTAAAAAAATCTTACCATCTGATTTTTTAAGCCTTTCATCATCTTTATCTTATGAATTCTCAAGAACTGTTGATCTGGGGATTATCTCTTCGAAAAACCTGATCTATGCCAGAGAAGCCTTGTTGAAAGGTATTCCTGTGTTTGTCAGAGATGAAGACAAAATGAATCTGCTCAGGGCTAATCTTCTGGGGATGTACATTCAATTTAATGAAGATAGAAGGGAAATTGTGGAAGCCTATGCAAGCCGATAATGTCATATTGAATAAATCAGCCATTATTGAACGGTCTCTTAGAAGAATGAGAGAGGAATACAACGCAAATCCCCAACTGGATAATTTTACTCATATTGATGCATTAATCCTCAATCTGGAGAGGGCTTGTCAGGCAGCTATTGATTTGGCCCAGCATCTTGTCGCTATTAAGCATTTGGGAATGCCCCAGAATAGCGCGGAATCATTTCATCTTCTTGAAAATTCCGGAATAATATCATCAGCTTCTACTAAATCCATGATTGCCATGACAGGTTTCAGAAATATCGTAATCCATGAATATCAGAAGTTGGATATGGGGATTTTGAAGCAGATAGTTGAAGAAGAATACAAATCGCTTATTCTTTTCTGCAAAGAAATAGGCATTGAAATTCTTGTAAATGAATAAAAAAAGGAGCCGTTCCCGGCTCCTTTCAAATCCAATCTTAAGCGTAGATTACTTTCTGTAACCCAGGGGCAAAACTTCTTTGCTGTACAGCTCGTTGAGAACTTCTCCCATGGCCGTGTAGATGGCGCTGGATCCGCAGAAGATTCCCACGACACCGGCTACTCGTCCTACAAAGGCGATACCTGTGAAATCTTTTATGGCTAACAGGAAGAAAAGCAATGTCAGCGTGCCGAATACGACCTGAAGAGCTCTTGTGAGTCTCAGAGTTCCGATAAACATGAATCCTGTAAAGATTCCCCACATAAGCAGGTAAAACCCCATGGACAGATCATCAGAAGCCGGTGCCCATCCCAATCGGGGGAGTTCGAGCAGCGCTACGAAGGACAGCCAGAAGGCTCCGTAGGAAGTGAAGGCTGTTGCGGCAAAAGTGTTACCTTTTTTCTGTTCGTGCAGGCCGGCGAAAATCTGAGCCAGTCCTCCGAAAAAGACTCCCATGGCAAGGATCATGGAATTGAGCTCAAAAAGCCCTATGTTGTGAATATTCAGCAGTACGGTTGTCATACCGAATCCCATCAGTCCCAGAGGGGCGGGATTGGCTGTTTGATCGAGAATTCTTCTCGCTTCAGAGTTATTGGACATTATGTCTTTCTCCTTTTTTACTTTGTCCGGGTCTTTAAGTAACTAAACCCGGATAACTCTATACGGGGGGCAATTATAGATAAAATAATATACATGAGCAATATGGGCGAATGAACAGATCATTTTTTGTTGAAAGAATTTTACAACCCGGACTGTTTCGTGGTAATATCAGACAATCATACTTTGTTTGATCATTATAGAAAAAATCGAAAAAACAGGAGGCAGTCAACATGGATAAGAAATTGGCTGTTATAGCAATCGGGGGAAACTCCTTAATCACAGATAAAGACCATCAGACAGTAGAGGATCAGTATCAGGCCATCTGTACTACTGCAAAGCATATTGTTGATCTCATAGAGGAAGGGTACAGCGTAGTTGTCACTCACGGAAACGGACCTCAGGTCGGTTTCATCCTCAGAAGATCGGAAATCGCTCATGAAACAGCGGGTATGCACTCCGTTCCTCTGGTAAGTTGCGGAGCCGATACGCAGGGCGCTATCGGATACCAGATCCAGCAGGCTATGGACAATGAATTCAAGAGCCGCGGCATGGATAAAAGCGCGGTGACTATCGTAACCCAGGTGGAAGTTGATAAAGAGGATCAGGCTTTTGCCAATCCGAGCAAACCTATCGGGACTTTTTACTCTGAAGAGCAGATGGAGACCATCAGAAAAGAGCATCCTGACTGGAACATGGTTTCCGATGCCGGTAGGGGATACAGGAGAGTCGTTCCTTCTCCCAGACCGCAGAGTATCGTGGAGCGCGAAGCCATCAATACGCTCATCGATGCGGGATTCAATGTCATCGCTGTCGGCGGCGGCGGGATCCCGGTGGTCCGTGAAGAAAACGGTTTTACGGGAATCGACGCTGTTATCGACAAGGATTTTGCAACAAGCCTTCTTGCTGCGGATCTCAAGGCGGATCTGCTGATCATCTCTACCGGTGTTCCCCAGGTGGCTCTGAACTTCAATACGCCGGAAG contains:
- the mntA gene encoding type VII toxin-antitoxin system MntA family adenylyltransferase antitoxin; translation: MIEKIQTVAADIFRKYDKVVAVFLLGSAATSKLRPDSDIDMALLTESGKKILPSDFLSLSSSLSYEFSRTVDLGIISSKNLIYAREALLKGIPVFVRDEDKMNLLRANLLGMYIQFNEDRREIVEAYASR
- the hepT gene encoding type VII toxin-antitoxin system HepT family RNase toxin, with the translated sequence MNKSAIIERSLRRMREEYNANPQLDNFTHIDALILNLERACQAAIDLAQHLVAIKHLGMPQNSAESFHLLENSGIISSASTKSMIAMTGFRNIVIHEYQKLDMGILKQIVEEEYKSLILFCKEIGIEILVNE
- a CDS encoding acetate uptake transporter, with amino-acid sequence MSNNSEARRILDQTANPAPLGLMGFGMTTVLLNIHNIGLFELNSMILAMGVFFGGLAQIFAGLHEQKKGNTFAATAFTSYGAFWLSFVALLELPRLGWAPASDDLSMGFYLLMWGIFTGFMFIGTLRLTRALQVVFGTLTLLFFLLAIKDFTGIAFVGRVAGVVGIFCGSSAIYTAMGEVLNELYSKEVLPLGYRK
- the arcC gene encoding carbamate kinase yields the protein MDKKLAVIAIGGNSLITDKDHQTVEDQYQAICTTAKHIVDLIEEGYSVVVTHGNGPQVGFILRRSEIAHETAGMHSVPLVSCGADTQGAIGYQIQQAMDNEFKSRGMDKSAVTIVTQVEVDKEDQAFANPSKPIGTFYSEEQMETIRKEHPDWNMVSDAGRGYRRVVPSPRPQSIVEREAINTLIDAGFNVIAVGGGGIPVVREENGFTGIDAVIDKDFATSLLAADLKADLLIISTGVPQVALNFNTPEEKRLLNVSLDEMKKYMDEGHFAPGSMLPKVQAVVSFLEKGGKEAIITDPEHIKAAVAGETGTHITI